A genomic stretch from Chitinophaga lutea includes:
- a CDS encoding 5'-methylthioadenosine/S-adenosylhomocysteine nucleosidase family protein codes for MNNNAAITGLLHQRPLFVFALESEAAGEFESYNPLFVGIGKVNAAYHLTKRIAEDKPGIIINLGSAGSHRFKRGEVVCCTRFIQRDMDVRGLGFKKYETPLSGQDPVLHYGLSLPGLPEGICGTGDSFEMEHTTDDYNVIDMEAYPLGLIAMKAQIPFLCLKYISDGADGNAAEDWQVQVHHAATAFRKIIGDLYAEAGIQQGI; via the coding sequence ATGAATAACAACGCAGCCATCACGGGACTTTTGCACCAGCGCCCGCTTTTTGTTTTTGCTTTGGAATCTGAAGCCGCCGGGGAATTTGAATCCTACAATCCCCTGTTTGTGGGCATCGGAAAGGTGAATGCCGCCTATCATCTCACCAAACGCATCGCGGAAGACAAACCCGGCATCATCATCAACCTGGGCTCCGCCGGCAGTCACCGGTTCAAACGGGGCGAAGTGGTTTGCTGCACCCGGTTCATCCAGCGGGATATGGATGTACGGGGACTGGGATTCAAAAAATACGAAACACCCCTTTCCGGCCAGGATCCCGTGCTCCACTACGGCCTTTCCCTGCCGGGCCTCCCGGAAGGCATTTGCGGTACGGGCGACAGCTTTGAAATGGAACATACCACCGACGATTATAACGTGATCGACATGGAAGCCTATCCCCTCGGGCTGATCGCCATGAAGGCGCAAATCCCTTTTCTCTGCCTGAAATATATTTCAGATGGGGCCGACGGTAATGCGGCGGAAGACTGGCAGGTACAGGTACATCATGCCGCCACCGCATTCCGGAAAATCATCGGTGACCTGTATGCCGAAGCCGGTATACAGCAAGGCATCTAA
- a CDS encoding helix-turn-helix domain-containing protein, with translation MNPYLCKKKMELREYTPGAHLSSFIEAYWEAFASPGQCRMDKIVPDGCVDVIFNAAGDFYIDSLGLTLKSEGIYLGGAITQFMEARMPEHTRLIGARFKPAAFSCFYSFASLHEVTNTFVELPSAFLPAVKPLLHQPAVAFDRFFAGRYAAPGHRLLPVVNDILQSRGKVSVQDLTKTHFITERQLERYFRYHTGLGPKTFISIIRYKSASRLILEEHPARSLSDIALESGYYDQAHLSREIKKYGGLAPTALR, from the coding sequence ATGAACCCTTATCTTTGCAAAAAAAAGATGGAACTCCGGGAATACACGCCAGGCGCTCATCTCTCTTCATTTATCGAAGCCTACTGGGAGGCATTTGCCAGCCCCGGCCAATGCCGGATGGATAAGATCGTTCCCGACGGCTGTGTGGATGTCATCTTTAACGCCGCCGGCGATTTTTACATCGATTCGCTGGGCCTTACCCTCAAAAGCGAAGGCATATACCTCGGCGGCGCCATCACACAATTCATGGAAGCCCGTATGCCGGAGCATACGCGTCTGATCGGCGCACGCTTCAAACCTGCCGCCTTTTCCTGTTTTTATTCATTCGCTTCCTTGCATGAAGTGACCAATACTTTCGTTGAACTGCCATCGGCATTCCTTCCGGCTGTAAAACCCTTGCTGCACCAACCCGCGGTGGCGTTCGACCGGTTTTTTGCCGGCCGTTATGCTGCACCAGGCCACCGCCTGCTGCCTGTGGTGAACGACATCTTACAATCGCGCGGAAAGGTATCGGTGCAGGATTTGACAAAGACCCATTTTATCACGGAACGGCAGCTGGAAAGATATTTCCGGTATCATACCGGTTTAGGCCCCAAAACATTCATCAGCATTATCCGTTACAAATCCGCCAGCCGGCTGATTCTCGAAGAGCATCCCGCCAGAAGCCTCTCTGACATCGCCCTGGAAAGCGGGTACTACGATCAGGCGCACCTGAGCCGGGAAATAAAGAAGTACGGCGGGCTAGCGCCTACCGCGCTGCGATAG
- a CDS encoding tetratricopeptide repeat protein, which yields MKIPGKWMFTSALLVCHTLICSAQDARKEVNYIRGLREEENKTIVELGKIPRICFLSAEDKQQYIKLLATLRTVKKGETINSDRLFELGIYPDGRISYARALTKQEQEKHHNLLPKQDVAVAAVDNGQPAAFYKKAEALFEEEKFEQAVITLNKAISINTQNPDFHRLKALSLSRLERYEEAIREAAFALRMDQANSQLYGIIANGYYFMGELEKAVEQYEIAVQYDRGYSSLVFHNYIRCLIEMPRPERALEVYRVYLFRTGRDWEEDLLSDSYSADLAFYAGQAFQQLRQWSKALDIYNALIVVKPEFYGYMAQRARLYLAQGACVKAQADFRTAMQLAPAPEQARLCEEAAAAYDACLQQSPQSADSLGLRCGSGQ from the coding sequence ATGAAAATTCCCGGTAAATGGATGTTCACGTCCGCATTACTTGTTTGCCATACCCTCATCTGTTCCGCCCAGGACGCGCGGAAGGAAGTGAATTACATCCGCGGTCTGCGGGAGGAAGAAAACAAAACAATCGTGGAACTGGGGAAGATACCGCGTATCTGTTTTCTGTCCGCGGAGGACAAACAGCAGTACATAAAACTGCTCGCCACGCTGCGGACTGTGAAAAAAGGAGAAACGATCAACTCTGACCGCTTGTTCGAATTGGGCATTTACCCTGACGGCCGCATTTCATACGCGCGCGCCCTGACGAAGCAGGAGCAGGAAAAACACCACAACCTGCTTCCGAAGCAGGACGTGGCGGTAGCTGCTGTTGACAACGGTCAGCCTGCCGCGTTTTACAAAAAAGCGGAAGCACTGTTCGAGGAGGAAAAGTTCGAACAGGCCGTTATTACGCTGAACAAGGCCATTTCCATCAATACGCAGAATCCCGATTTTCACCGGCTGAAGGCGCTCAGCCTGAGCCGGCTGGAGCGGTATGAGGAAGCCATCCGCGAAGCGGCGTTCGCGCTCCGGATGGACCAGGCCAACAGCCAGCTGTACGGCATCATTGCCAACGGCTATTATTTTATGGGCGAACTGGAAAAGGCCGTGGAGCAATACGAAATCGCTGTGCAATATGACAGGGGATATAGTTCCCTTGTTTTTCATAACTACATCAGGTGCCTGATCGAAATGCCGCGGCCGGAAAGAGCGCTGGAGGTGTACCGTGTGTATTTATTCCGTACCGGACGGGATTGGGAGGAGGATTTGCTGTCTGACAGTTATTCCGCCGATCTGGCCTTTTATGCGGGCCAGGCATTTCAGCAACTCCGCCAATGGAGCAAGGCGCTGGATATTTACAACGCGCTGATTGTCGTAAAGCCGGAGTTTTACGGGTATATGGCACAGCGCGCCCGTCTGTACCTGGCGCAGGGCGCATGTGTAAAAGCCCAGGCGGATTTCAGGACGGCCATGCAGCTGGCGCCTGCGCCCGAACAGGCGCGGCTCTGCGAGGAAGCAGCTGCTGCGTATGATGCCTGCCTGCAACAGTCACCTCAATCCGCAGACTCGCTTGGGCTCCGGTGCGGCTCCGGTCAGTGA
- a CDS encoding sensor histidine kinase: protein MKNSLSLCLLLWFCACRSQPGASPAAGRNLLPELEQLSDSLDKQKQGDRLAFWRSRLDAPAYRHSSEALAYLHYQVAKYLVKANADSAAYHIGRALELADAGEPVPRLKFAICNGAGIIAEAQAKFYLAGYYYNESAAIITSTDSLDAKPLSKAVCLLSAAQYNNKVSQSGKAAAQNRMALQLLQQMPVPSPRHIFRAYSQLFAAGSDGGLFTTDSLFVCLSAMERWAAASEDSLQRRFLQEHTAYYYTKTQRFDSAVHFYEQVKAFDENSLHNKAPNAIRNLYITLSNLADLYIRSGQLQQAAAAIRRADELDNQYPGKLAGDEKVLGAKAVMHLRFAAGDRAGATKAAGDLYDLQQGVIRNAGVLANEEMESVYQLRAKDRSIASLNRQVDFAAQRIENNRLLLLVIALLALLAVSWALMIYFAQKQKRALQERENVLLQQQLLRAQMEPHFIFNTLSALQSFIRFDEKEKSIHYLSQFSKLLRSNLELSRQQYVPLSDELEAIGHYLSLQQMRYEEAFHYNIIAPEADTDMLLIPPMLIQPFVENAILHGISSTAANGVVTVEVLACEKQVVVNITDNGKGMAAGRNGKSAHKSLSGAIARERLEILAKEKGMQAGLDIVSGDGGTTVRLTLPVKSAL from the coding sequence ATGAAAAATAGCCTATCCCTGTGCCTGTTGCTGTGGTTCTGCGCCTGCCGCTCACAGCCCGGTGCATCTCCCGCCGCCGGGCGGAACCTCCTGCCGGAACTGGAACAGTTGTCTGACAGCCTGGACAAACAAAAACAGGGCGACCGTCTCGCCTTCTGGCGAAGCCGGCTCGATGCGCCTGCTTACCGGCACAGCAGCGAGGCGTTGGCGTACCTCCACTACCAGGTGGCGAAGTACCTGGTAAAGGCGAATGCAGACAGTGCGGCATACCATATCGGCAGGGCGCTGGAACTGGCGGACGCTGGTGAGCCGGTGCCCCGCCTGAAATTTGCCATCTGCAACGGGGCCGGCATCATCGCGGAAGCGCAGGCAAAATTTTACCTGGCCGGGTATTATTACAATGAATCGGCCGCCATTATCACCAGCACCGACTCCCTCGATGCGAAGCCCCTGTCGAAAGCAGTATGTCTCCTCAGTGCGGCGCAATACAATAACAAGGTCAGCCAAAGCGGCAAGGCGGCGGCGCAAAACCGCATGGCGCTGCAATTACTGCAACAGATGCCGGTGCCCAGTCCCCGGCATATTTTCCGTGCTTATTCACAACTGTTTGCAGCCGGCTCTGACGGCGGGCTGTTCACCACGGATTCGCTTTTTGTGTGCCTGAGTGCGATGGAGCGCTGGGCGGCGGCTTCGGAAGATTCCCTGCAGCGGCGATTCTTACAGGAGCATACCGCATATTATTATACCAAAACCCAACGGTTCGATTCCGCTGTTCACTTTTACGAACAGGTGAAAGCGTTTGATGAAAACAGCCTGCACAACAAAGCACCGAACGCCATCAGGAACCTGTACATCACTTTATCCAATCTCGCGGATTTATATATCCGTTCCGGTCAATTGCAACAGGCCGCCGCGGCGATACGGCGCGCGGATGAACTGGATAATCAATATCCCGGAAAGCTGGCCGGTGACGAAAAAGTGCTGGGGGCGAAGGCTGTCATGCATCTTCGTTTCGCGGCCGGTGATCGTGCGGGCGCAACCAAAGCGGCCGGTGACCTGTATGACCTTCAACAGGGCGTTATCCGCAACGCGGGTGTACTGGCGAACGAAGAAATGGAATCGGTATACCAGCTGCGCGCCAAAGACCGGTCGATTGCCTCGCTCAACCGGCAGGTCGACTTTGCCGCGCAACGGATCGAGAACAACCGGTTGCTGTTACTGGTCATTGCATTGCTCGCGCTGCTCGCGGTTTCCTGGGCGCTGATGATCTATTTCGCGCAAAAACAGAAAAGAGCGCTGCAGGAAAGGGAAAACGTACTGTTGCAGCAGCAATTGCTGCGCGCGCAGATGGAACCTCATTTTATCTTCAATACCCTGTCTGCCCTGCAGAGTTTTATCCGGTTCGACGAAAAAGAAAAGTCGATCCATTACCTCAGCCAGTTCAGCAAGCTGCTGCGCAGCAACCTGGAACTGAGCCGTCAGCAATACGTGCCCCTCAGCGATGAGCTGGAGGCGATCGGGCATTACCTCAGCCTGCAGCAAATGCGCTACGAAGAGGCATTCCATTACAACATCATTGCACCGGAGGCCGACACCGACATGCTGCTGATTCCCCCGATGCTGATACAGCCGTTCGTGGAAAACGCCATCCTGCACGGCATCAGCAGCACCGCCGCCAACGGCGTCGTGACGGTGGAGGTATTGGCCTGCGAAAAACAGGTCGTTGTAAATATTACAGACAATGGTAAAGGGATGGCCGCCGGCCGGAACGGCAAAAGCGCCCACAAGTCGCTTTCAGGTGCCATTGCCAGGGAACGCCTGGAGATCCTCGCCAAAGAAAAAGGTATGCAGGCCGGTCTGGATATCGTATCCGGCGACGGCGGCACGACGGTGCGGCTGACCCTGCCGGTGAAATCTGCCCTGTAG
- a CDS encoding LytR/AlgR family response regulator transcription factor — MHRFKTLIIEDEPAIRKELEWMVTQKEELALTAVADSVAKALDLLAQTTPDLVLMDIQLEDGTAFDILHHHPSPAFRIIFITAYDHYAIRAIRYGALDYLLKPIDQQDFNGAIERLKKQEVAGLPGRLDIARQMAIPEKAVDMNAQICIAATDCLQMIRLADVMHLSGEGAYTKIFLQQGKRITASKPLKYYEELLPGENFIRPHQSYIVNRQYIDKYLKSGILVMRDQTEIPVATRRKEFIINCLTTLK; from the coding sequence ATGCATCGTTTCAAAACACTGATCATAGAAGATGAGCCTGCCATCCGGAAAGAACTGGAATGGATGGTGACGCAAAAAGAAGAACTGGCGCTGACGGCCGTGGCCGATTCCGTGGCGAAGGCCCTCGACCTGCTGGCGCAAACCACGCCGGACCTGGTGCTGATGGACATTCAGCTGGAAGACGGCACCGCCTTCGACATCCTGCACCATCATCCTTCTCCCGCGTTCCGCATTATTTTTATCACGGCATACGATCATTATGCCATCAGGGCCATCCGTTACGGTGCATTGGACTACCTGCTGAAGCCCATCGATCAGCAGGATTTCAACGGCGCCATCGAAAGGCTGAAAAAGCAGGAGGTCGCCGGTTTGCCGGGGCGCCTGGATATTGCCAGGCAGATGGCCATACCGGAAAAGGCGGTGGACATGAACGCGCAGATCTGTATCGCGGCCACCGATTGCCTGCAGATGATCCGCCTGGCAGACGTGATGCATCTCTCCGGAGAAGGCGCCTATACCAAAATTTTCCTGCAGCAGGGGAAACGCATCACCGCCTCGAAGCCGCTGAAATACTATGAGGAACTGTTGCCGGGAGAAAATTTTATCCGTCCCCATCAGTCGTATATCGTTAACCGGCAGTACATCGACAAATACCTGAAAAGCGGCATCCTGGTGATGCGCGACCAGACGGAAATTCCTGTGGCTACCCGCAGGAAGGAATTCATCATCAACTGCCTGACCACGCTCAAATAA
- a CDS encoding WG repeat-containing protein — MRYVYCMIPLLMAACHPQSQTQTRQQPVALATLSGYLDEKENIWVSADAHYIPDEFSGNAGAYATVSHVDESGNSKGIGLINRRGEIVVPIVYEGIDMGFNDGVCQVVKGDLRGLVDTTGREIVPPSYEYIAQYAEDGLLRVGKNDRYGMMNLKGDIVIPLEYQDAQAAGDGMVAVMAVPQRWGYVNLKNEIVFQPEFTAPGRFENGQASVQKTDGENYTIYKNGKIEKQ; from the coding sequence ATGAGATATGTTTATTGTATGATCCCGCTGCTGATGGCGGCATGTCACCCCCAATCACAGACCCAAACCCGGCAGCAGCCTGTTGCGCTGGCGACGCTGAGCGGCTACCTCGATGAAAAAGAAAATATCTGGGTATCCGCGGATGCACACTATATCCCGGATGAATTTTCAGGCAACGCAGGCGCGTACGCCACCGTTTCGCATGTAGATGAAAGCGGTAACAGCAAAGGAATAGGCCTGATCAACCGGCGGGGAGAAATTGTGGTGCCCATTGTGTACGAAGGCATCGACATGGGGTTCAATGACGGCGTATGCCAGGTTGTGAAAGGAGACCTGCGTGGACTGGTGGACACCACCGGCCGCGAAATCGTTCCGCCGTCGTATGAATACATTGCCCAATACGCGGAAGACGGATTGCTCCGGGTCGGGAAAAACGACCGGTACGGCATGATGAACCTGAAAGGGGACATCGTCATCCCCCTGGAATACCAGGACGCCCAGGCTGCCGGCGACGGGATGGTTGCCGTGATGGCCGTTCCACAGCGATGGGGTTATGTCAACCTGAAAAACGAGATCGTGTTCCAGCCGGAATTCACGGCGCCGGGCCGTTTTGAAAACGGGCAGGCGTCTGTGCAGAAAACCGACGGCGAGAACTACACCATCTATAAAAACGGGAAAATAGAGAAACAATAA
- the amaB gene encoding L-piperidine-6-carboxylate dehydrogenase produces MDFLKELGILPQNPGVSTGAAWLPGGGEIVSFSPVDGQQIATVTATDAPAYEAVILTAAKAFEHWRTVPAPQRGEVVRQIGEALREKKQALGRLVSFEMGKSLQEGLGEVQEMIDICDFAVGLSRQLYGLTMHSERPQHRMYEQWHPLGIVGIISAFNFPVAVWSWNAMLAMVCGNVCVWKPSEKTPLSAVACQHIIAGVLQRNNVPEGVSCLINGGAETGRLLAADERVPLVSATGSTVMGRAVGITVAGRFGRSLLELGGNNAIIVSKNADLDMALIGSVFGAAGTAGQRCTTTRRLIIHEDVYDRFRDKLVHAYGQLRIGNPLDEANHVGPLIDKAAVDTYLRAIAACREQGGRFLVEGGVLEGQGYESGCYVKPCIAEVQPQFPVVQTETFAPILYLMKYSTLEEAVAMQNDVPQGLSSAIMTMDLREAEYFLSAAGSDCGIANVNIGTSGAEIGGAFGGEKETGGGRESGSDAWKAYMRRQTNTINYGTRLPLAQGIQFNL; encoded by the coding sequence ATGGATTTTTTAAAGGAGTTGGGCATTTTGCCACAGAACCCCGGCGTCAGCACCGGCGCAGCATGGCTGCCGGGCGGCGGGGAGATCGTTTCGTTTTCACCTGTCGACGGGCAACAGATCGCGACCGTCACCGCTACGGACGCGCCCGCTTATGAAGCCGTGATCCTGACGGCTGCCAAAGCGTTTGAGCATTGGCGCACCGTACCTGCGCCGCAGCGGGGAGAAGTGGTTAGGCAGATCGGGGAAGCGCTGCGCGAAAAAAAACAGGCGCTGGGCCGGCTCGTGAGCTTTGAAATGGGCAAAAGCCTGCAGGAAGGTTTGGGTGAAGTACAGGAGATGATCGACATCTGTGATTTTGCCGTGGGCCTGAGCCGCCAGTTGTACGGGCTCACGATGCATAGCGAACGCCCGCAGCACCGCATGTACGAGCAATGGCATCCGCTGGGGATTGTGGGCATCATTTCCGCATTTAACTTCCCCGTGGCGGTATGGAGCTGGAATGCGATGCTGGCGATGGTTTGCGGGAACGTGTGCGTGTGGAAGCCCAGTGAAAAAACGCCGTTGTCCGCCGTCGCCTGCCAGCACATTATCGCCGGCGTGCTGCAACGGAACAACGTGCCGGAAGGCGTCAGCTGCCTGATCAACGGGGGCGCGGAAACAGGGAGATTATTAGCTGCGGATGAGAGAGTGCCGCTCGTGTCGGCCACCGGCTCCACCGTGATGGGCAGGGCCGTGGGCATTACCGTGGCGGGGAGGTTCGGTCGCAGCCTGCTGGAACTGGGCGGCAACAACGCGATCATTGTTTCCAAAAACGCCGACCTCGATATGGCGCTGATCGGCAGTGTATTCGGCGCAGCCGGAACGGCCGGGCAACGTTGCACCACCACACGCCGCCTCATCATTCACGAAGATGTTTACGACCGCTTTCGCGATAAGCTGGTACATGCGTATGGCCAGCTCCGGATCGGCAATCCGCTCGATGAGGCGAACCACGTGGGACCGCTGATCGATAAAGCGGCGGTGGATACTTACCTGCGGGCCATTGCCGCCTGCCGTGAACAGGGCGGCCGCTTCCTCGTGGAAGGCGGCGTACTGGAAGGGCAGGGGTACGAAAGCGGTTGTTATGTAAAACCCTGCATCGCGGAAGTACAGCCGCAGTTCCCGGTAGTGCAGACGGAAACCTTCGCCCCCATCCTGTACCTGATGAAGTACAGTACGCTGGAAGAAGCGGTGGCGATGCAGAACGACGTGCCGCAGGGTCTTTCTTCCGCCATCATGACGATGGACCTGCGCGAAGCGGAATATTTCCTGTCGGCCGCCGGCAGCGACTGCGGTATCGCCAATGTGAACATCGGCACCTCCGGGGCCGAGATCGGCGGAGCCTTCGGCGGGGAAAAAGAAACCGGCGGCGGCCGAGAAAGCGGCAGCGATGCCTGGAAAGCTTACATGAGACGACAAACCAACACGATTAACTATGGAACCCGACTGCCACTGGCACAGGGGATTCAGTTCAACCTCTGA
- a CDS encoding DUF1338 domain-containing protein, whose translation MNKLQLILDGLMRRYKERVPDVEKVISAMIAEGLIRRADDIENDHIAFRTMGVPHLGIQSLEKIFLHHGYIKKDYYYFAEKRLDAYWYAPPEPSLPRIFISELRVKDLPAATRDMIHNYTSEVTADPVLQLDLDDVAAVDAFLHSGLWRTPSYRDYTVLAGVSEYASWAIYNSYYLNHFTISVHNLPAGYNEIGRFNDFLEKQGLQLNDAGGKFKKSPDGLLLQSSTVAGMIEAEFAGGEKHAIAGSYVEFAERRVLPEFSHLDPAAIKRVHRREGFEAANADKIFESTYSSQTNKR comes from the coding sequence ATGAACAAGCTGCAATTGATACTCGACGGCCTGATGCGCCGTTACAAAGAAAGGGTGCCGGATGTGGAAAAAGTGATATCCGCCATGATCGCGGAAGGCCTCATCCGGCGCGCGGACGACATCGAAAACGACCACATCGCTTTCCGGACAATGGGCGTTCCGCATCTCGGGATCCAGTCGCTCGAAAAGATTTTCCTGCACCACGGGTACATTAAAAAGGACTACTACTATTTTGCGGAAAAGCGGCTGGACGCTTACTGGTATGCACCGCCCGAGCCGTCGCTGCCGCGTATTTTCATCAGCGAGCTGCGGGTAAAAGACCTGCCGGCCGCCACGCGCGACATGATCCACAATTACACCAGCGAAGTGACCGCCGACCCCGTGCTGCAACTCGACCTCGATGATGTGGCGGCCGTGGATGCGTTCCTGCACAGTGGCCTCTGGCGTACGCCTTCCTACCGTGATTATACAGTACTGGCCGGTGTAAGCGAATACGCATCATGGGCCATCTACAACAGTTATTATCTCAATCACTTCACCATCAGTGTACACAACCTGCCGGCCGGTTACAACGAGATCGGCCGGTTCAACGATTTCCTCGAAAAGCAGGGCCTGCAGCTGAACGATGCCGGCGGGAAATTCAAGAAGAGTCCGGATGGGCTGTTGCTGCAGAGCTCTACGGTGGCCGGTATGATCGAAGCGGAATTTGCCGGCGGTGAAAAACACGCTATTGCAGGCTCGTATGTGGAGTTTGCGGAGCGTAGAGTATTGCCGGAATTCAGTCACCTGGATCCTGCCGCCATCAAACGGGTACACCGGAGAGAAGGTTTTGAGGCCGCGAATGCCGACAAAATATTTGAAAGCACCTATTCATCACAAACCAACAAAAGATAA
- a CDS encoding aminotransferase class III-fold pyridoxal phosphate-dependent enzyme, giving the protein MEFTAHEVKELVQKNYLLAVEVDTLQGYDEFNYKITDASGRKFILKITGEEKRYSFLDAQLRILDHLTVSPVAWKFQQILRNKNRQELTPVFKNGKQYYLRILTWLDGECWAQVRQKTKELYTGLGSFLGKTDESMQDFEHDALHRHYVWDISTAMDANRFLHCIPDHEKRRLAGYFLLAFETEVVPVLATLRHACIHNDANDYNVLVKDGEVSGLIDLGDMVYTALVNNVAIACTYAMLNTPDPLQAATWVIQGYHAAFPLTEQETDLIYYLIAARLCISVTQSAWQASLGSDNGHHFVTEQHAWQLLDQLIKINPIKAADTFRKACGMTPLINANEDYAPLLQERKTFVGKNLSISYRQPLKIVKGALQYLYDDKGGTFIDCVNNVSHVGHCHPVVVKAMQRQIATLNTNTRYLNDHLVEFAKALHRTLPSRLSVCYFTNSGSEANDLAIRMSRHFTGRKDVIVLDHAYHGTSTVAIEMSPYKFDGKGGFGQMPYVHKADSPDLYRGPFGYNDPRAGEKYAESVQSILTQNKGKVAAFICETLLGVGGQIPLPDNYLKAVYSHVREAGGVCIADEVQVGFGRVGEKFWGFELQGVEPDIVVLGKPIGNGHPLAAVVVTQEIADAFNNGMEYFNTFGGNPVSMATGRVVLDVIQSEGMQQHALETGNFLMEGLRGLMDKHPVISDVRGHGLFVGAEMVKDRTTKEPAVDEINRVVEKMKERGFLLSTDGPLYNVLKIKPPLVFSRDNAAEMVRCLDEVLSTL; this is encoded by the coding sequence ATGGAATTTACAGCACACGAAGTAAAGGAGCTGGTTCAGAAAAATTACCTGCTCGCTGTGGAGGTGGATACACTCCAGGGCTACGATGAATTCAACTATAAAATAACCGATGCCTCCGGCCGGAAGTTCATCCTCAAAATTACGGGCGAGGAAAAACGGTATTCCTTCCTTGATGCGCAGCTCCGCATCCTGGATCATCTCACCGTAAGCCCGGTGGCCTGGAAATTCCAGCAGATACTCCGGAACAAGAACCGGCAGGAACTGACGCCCGTGTTCAAAAACGGCAAACAATATTACCTGCGCATTCTCACCTGGCTCGACGGCGAATGCTGGGCGCAGGTGCGGCAGAAAACGAAAGAACTGTACACCGGCCTCGGCAGCTTTCTCGGCAAAACGGATGAATCGATGCAGGACTTTGAGCACGACGCCCTTCACCGCCATTACGTTTGGGACATCAGCACCGCCATGGATGCCAACCGCTTCCTGCATTGCATCCCCGATCACGAAAAACGCCGGCTCGCCGGCTATTTCCTGCTGGCTTTCGAAACGGAAGTAGTGCCCGTGCTGGCTACGCTCCGGCACGCCTGCATTCATAACGACGCCAACGATTATAACGTGCTGGTGAAAGACGGTGAAGTGAGCGGTCTGATCGATCTCGGCGATATGGTGTACACGGCCCTTGTCAACAACGTGGCCATCGCCTGTACTTACGCCATGCTGAACACGCCGGACCCGCTGCAGGCCGCCACCTGGGTGATACAGGGATACCATGCGGCCTTCCCGCTCACGGAACAGGAAACCGATCTGATCTACTATCTCATCGCGGCAAGGCTTTGTATCAGCGTTACACAATCCGCCTGGCAGGCTTCGCTGGGCTCCGACAATGGCCATCATTTTGTAACAGAACAGCATGCCTGGCAACTGCTGGACCAGCTTATCAAAATCAACCCCATCAAGGCGGCCGATACTTTCCGGAAAGCCTGCGGCATGACGCCCCTGATCAATGCCAATGAAGATTATGCCCCGCTATTGCAGGAACGCAAAACCTTCGTCGGCAAAAACCTCAGCATCAGCTACCGCCAGCCGCTGAAGATCGTGAAAGGCGCATTGCAGTACCTCTACGACGACAAGGGCGGCACCTTCATCGACTGTGTGAACAACGTGAGCCATGTGGGCCACTGCCACCCGGTAGTGGTGAAAGCCATGCAGCGGCAGATCGCCACGCTTAATACCAATACCCGTTACCTCAACGATCACCTGGTGGAGTTTGCGAAGGCGCTGCACCGTACGTTGCCTTCCCGGTTGTCGGTTTGTTATTTCACGAACTCGGGCAGCGAGGCCAACGACCTGGCCATCCGGATGAGCCGGCACTTCACGGGCAGGAAGGACGTGATCGTACTGGATCATGCCTACCACGGCACTTCCACCGTGGCCATAGAAATGAGCCCCTACAAGTTCGACGGGAAAGGCGGTTTCGGGCAGATGCCTTACGTGCATAAAGCCGATTCTCCCGATTTATACCGAGGTCCGTTTGGCTACAACGATCCGCGGGCCGGCGAGAAATATGCGGAGAGCGTGCAATCCATTCTCACGCAAAACAAAGGCAAGGTAGCCGCATTCATCTGTGAAACGCTGCTGGGTGTGGGCGGGCAAATCCCCCTCCCCGACAACTACCTCAAAGCGGTGTACAGCCACGTGCGGGAAGCCGGCGGCGTATGTATTGCGGACGAAGTGCAGGTAGGTTTCGGCAGAGTGGGTGAAAAGTTCTGGGGCTTCGAGCTGCAGGGCGTGGAGCCGGACATCGTGGTGCTGGGCAAACCTATCGGTAACGGGCATCCCCTGGCCGCCGTGGTGGTCACGCAGGAAATCGCGGACGCCTTCAACAACGGGATGGAATATTTCAACACCTTCGGCGGCAACCCCGTTTCCATGGCTACGGGCAGGGTGGTGCTGGACGTGATACAGTCGGAAGGCATGCAGCAGCATGCGCTGGAGACAGGCAACTTCCTGATGGAAGGGCTGCGCGGTTTGATGGACAAACATCCCGTTATCAGCGACGTACGCGGGCATGGTCTTTTTGTAGGCGCGGAAATGGTGAAAGACAGAACCACGAAGGAACCGGCGGTGGATGAGATCAACCGGGTGGTGGAAAAGATGAAAGAGAGAGGGTTTCTGCTCAGTACTGACGGGCCACTGTACAATGTGCTGAAAATTAAACCGCCGCTGGTGTTCAGTCGAGATAACGCCGCCGAGATGGTGCGTTGCCTGGATGAAGTATTGTCTACTCTTTAA